GTATTATCCTAACCTTAGTTTAATGAGGGGTGCTATTCCTACACCAGAAATGAGACATTTTACACTTACACCTATCAAAGTATACCATGTGCATGTGGTGGAGTGGgtcaaaaattgaaaattaaattattaaatatttaagaaaatcaAAACCGTATAGAAATACGGTGTTAGTGTCAAACATAGTGTAAAATTATCATTTCTCTAGTTTAATATATTGTGGAGGTTTTTTTCTTTTAGACTCAACTTGTCAACCTCTATTAATAAATCGATTATATATTTATAGAATCACTTTTAAATcactaattaaaatgaaataaactcATTCAAAATATTCTTGTTCGAAATCCGAATCACCTTGACAATAACTAACTACATATCATTTTTGTTTCCTCTATGAATATGGCCAGACTCAGACTTACAAACAAATCTTATCATTGACTTTTGACCGATACAAACAAAACAAGGTAATAGTCAATAATATTACTGTACAAGTATATATTTCCTCTTAAGCAAAAGGTAAACAAAAACTCATATTttagaataaaatataataaagatgCACTTTCTAGTTTTTCATTTAAAcattttcaaatatatttaagaataaattattacaaaaatatatttattttaatttaattttcatatttaatcAATCAATTCATTACTAAAATTATATTCAAAACATATTATTTCTAAAacagtaaaaaaatttaaaccaaTTACTTATATGATtaatatctattttttaaaaataattttcttgAAATATATTTAGACACTTTTTCTTATAAATCATTCTAGAGGGACGGGTTATATAGTTAACCTTATACTTTTCAACTTGTACACAATCCACTTAATTTCCAGACAGTTTCAACCTCAATTCATTTCCCTACATCGTGGCACAAATCATTACAATCATCACCAATATAAATACCATCAACATTCAACaacattatatatttataaatatcatcAACATTCAACAACACAACAAAAATGGAGTTTTTCAACAAATCAAAAACCGTGAAGCTAAGAAGCCACCTCGGCAAGTACCTAGTAGCAGACTcagacaaaaacaacaacaacaacctccgTCAAAGCAAAAAAGGAACAACCAAAACCGCACTCTGGTCAATCGAACTAGTCGAAAACAAACCCCACCACATACGGTTAAGGAGCCACAACGGCCGTTACCTAACCGCAACCGACACGCCGTTTCTTCTCGGCATGACCGGAGACAAGGTCGTCCTAACCGATTACGACGCGGGGTTGAGCTGGAAATACGAATGGGAACCTATAAAGGAAGGGTACAGCGTAAAACTGAGGAGCTGGTGTGGGAAGTTGTTGAGAGGGAACGGTGGAACGCCGCCGTGGAGGAACTCTGTTACGCATGATGATCCGTATACTGCTGCTACTAATAATTGGATTCTTTGGGGTGTTGAGGCTGTGGATGATAAGATGAATGTTGAGTTGTTGAGTAGGGTTAGTTTTGTTTCGAATTCTTCGTTTGGTTCTGAGGAAGATGAGGTTCACGATTCTGAATTGGTGACTTCTGAGAAGAAGTCTTGGTCGTCGTTGAAGTTTCGTCGGAATTCAAAGTTGCAGCCAGAGGTGCGTGTTTGAGTTTTAACATGCCTACGGTTCATTCTTTTTTAGCCTCGTCAAAACATTTTCATATGTGGCAGATGTCTTACGTGGAACTGCGAAATATTCATATAGTTGGGagtttttaattttcaatttaaaattaaaatgtgttcaattaaaaggatttaagtcatttttttatttaatttcaaaatGGTTTTATATTAAagatgaaaacttttttttttaaattcggcTTTTGTTTTAACTCCAATAATTTCAATTACAGTTTTCATCATCTTGATCGTAGTTAATCACtacttactattattattttcgtGTCACTTTATTGATATATTGATCTTGAATCAAACCATCATTAACTACTATGACAATTGTCAATATGGTTAACTACACTCAAAATGTCTTCATCCAATACTAAAATCATATAGTTGATCACTAGACATCGACATATGAAAACCACTTTAACCACCACAAGTCACTACTATCATCATATATAAATCGATTAATCTCAAATCACTAATCACTCCACCACGATTTTAACCACATAGGTCACCAATAGTCACCACCATTGGTAACTAAAACAATCCGATAACGACTAGAACCATCACCAACTACCACTTCGACTACTATTAATCATTACTCTAACTACCACCACCATCTATCATGTATACAACCATCTCTTATCAATTCCTATTGACAACtgcttttaaaataatatatttaaaatattttaattattttagaagcttaataatataaattatttaaattatgaatatttattttaatttttaagtttatGTTTGAAACtagttttaacttttaaaattcaaataaaaaaatgatattattatatttgattttctaaaacttaaaaatataaaacaaaacctAAGATAATTGAAATTAAGATTTTAGTTTTAaattctaatttaaataaatgatttaCAAATGAATagtattttatggaaaaaaaaaaccaaaccaaactcacACCTAATAGAAATTATATGAATTTTAATAGGAGAGTGTAACATGATACTCAAATGTTCAATCCATATACTTACAAATATAGTTTgttgatttaaaaaaatgaacAAGTTAACATCAATGTTGAAGAAGGAACAAGTTGACATAACAACTATTAAATGACATTTCAATTTAATGTAACGTGAACAAATGTAATATTAAGATTAGGATTATGTCATTTCGTTTTCATGCTTGAGGCCCCCATGGCCATGACATCTCGATCAACTATACTCTTTGGATTCTCACAATATTCACCCATGTGCACGTTTAAATTGTCCTTAAATTTGACAAAGCCATAATACACCAAGTCACCGCGTTCTCTCAATTTGGCTGGCGCTCACTGGCCATTCTCTTTTTCCATCTGGCACGCGCTTCACCCTGTTTTCCCAACTCATGTTATTAAACTTCACACTAATTTCTTTTCCTTAGACATCGTGGTTAAACTAGTCAAGTTGATAATTGAGTAGGAATATATGATACTACTTATAGGAGTCCTtccacattttatttatttatttttaaaatggtcaaattttaatattaatctacttgataaaaaaaagaaaattctctgaacaacaaaaatgaaaaacatgcaattaaattaaataaataataataattgagttTAATGGTTACATGGTATTTAGTGTAAAAAAATTTGCACCATCAATACATAAtcactatttaaaaatattattttaaaaaattaaaattaaactgtgGCGGTGTAAATCGTCCAGCATTTTAGTTAAATTTACAACAAATTTAATactaaaaactttaaaatataaataataaatttaatactttttaaatttttgtaaaaaaaattggtcaactcttttttcttttcttacatAAAAACATGAAGCATTGAACTCATTCATTTCACCCCTGTTTCAAAACACTCAAAACCAATTCAACCTCGGTCTCTGTCCTTGTTcaattcaatcattcacaattccaaacaaaaaaaacacaaacctcAAATCTCAACAAATCCAACTAACTAACCATCGATCAACTCTCTGCAGAAACCTTCCACCACCACCAACAACAGCTTCACCCCATCATCCATGGAGCTTTTCCAACGCGCCAAAGCCGTCCGCCTCCGCAGCCATCACGACAAGTACCTCCACGCCGAAGAAGACGAAGAATCCATCAACCAAGAACGCAACGGCTCCTCCAAAAACGCCAAATGGACTGTCGAACACATCCCCGAATTCGACAACATCATCCGCCTCAAAAGCTGTTACGGAAAGTACCTAACAGCCTCCAATCAGCCGCTACTCCTCGGCGTCACCGGCCGGAAAGTTGTTCAAACGCTGCCGCGGAGACTCGATTCGTCTGTTGAATGGGAGCCTGTAAGGGATGGTGCGCAGGTTAAGCTGAAAACGAGATACGGGAATTTTCTGAGAGCGAATGGTGGGTTGCCGCCTTGGAGAAATTCTGTTACGCATGATATTCCGCATCGGAGTGCTACGCAGGATtggattctttgggatgttgatGTTCTTGAGATTCATGTTGGGAATCCGCCGCCTCCTCCGATTCCGCATTCGGATTCTCTTGACTTTGGATCTTCGGCGCTTTCATTCAAATCGAATCGGTTTGATAGACAAGAGGTATGAATCACTTCGTAGTTGAGTTTCATTTTGATAAATTATGGATTTATAATGTTTGTCTTTATAGTTAGTTATGATTGAAGTTAAATATTGTTAATTGTGCCACAATTATGATTAATTGTTAATGGAAATTATTATCCAAGGTGCTTTGTGATTTTGTATGTTAAGTTTGTTTTTGAATGTGTAATTTGTTAGATCTATGGAGTCTTTAAGTGTTTGACTTGAGGACTAATTTCACTCTCAATACTTGACTTGATGACTAATTTGACTAAACTAATGTGATTCATGAACTTGGATTCTATATTGTTTATGCAACTCTGTAATCGCATCTTGGTTGTTGGATTAATCTTACGAGCGAGAGTATTGTGTTTTGTTCGTTAAATTAATCCAACGGCTGAAATGCAAATAGAGTTGCATAGATAAAGATACTTGCTTGCTCtgaattgattgacttgattgaacACATGTTTTATGAAGTTAGTTTAAACTAGATCATGTTTAAAATAATAAGGTGATGAATCTTTTTGTGTTTATAGATGTATATAGAGAAGTTAAATGGGATGTAGAAGCTCATTTCAATTTATACAAGAAACTATTGATTCAAAAGCTTATAATTATTGTCACTTTTTATTTTTAGCAAATGTATTAATCTAGAAAATTAAAATGGCAGCTTTGACTGATTGTTGTTTGTGGTGTACTAGTGTGATTGTTGAAAGACATTGGTTTATGATGATTTTGTTTGGTTGAGTTTGCAGTCAACAGATAGTGTTGGTTCACCGCCGAAGATGGAGGGAAGAACGATATACTACCATGTTGCTGAGGAAAATGGAGACGTGGATGATGAGAATGTGCAGGGCTATTCTTTGGTCTTCAATGGGAATGATGTTGAGCAGTTGACTCGTAAGTTCGTGGAAGAAACTGGACTTGATGGAGTTATTGTGTGTAGTCGAAGTCCTTTGAATGGAAAACTTTACCCTCTTCGTTTGCATCTTCCTCCAAACAATGTTATGATGCAAGTTGTTTTGGTCCTTGCCTCCTCGAAAGGTGACTTTCCTTTGtctaatttttttctcttaaatGCTCATCTACAATTTGACATGCATTGATGTGTTAaagtttattatataaaaattatcaaTTTAATTTTCCTAGGTTTGTGCCTTTGATAACACATTACATATGCTGTAGGCTATTTATGGCAGATGTAAATGTTCGGTAATAAAACATGTGCagtgtttgttttgttttaacaACTATTTGTGTGAAAGAGCATATGAAGTTGTAAGACGCGACATAGATCCTGTGCATGACATTGACTTGTAGACATGAGTAATAATTTTTCAGATGTCGTGTTAGATTCATGCCAATGTATACTGACAAGTGTCTGACACCAGACAAACGTTCAATCCAAGTAATTTTAACTCAGATGGTTTATATATCATGTAACATTATCTTAACAGTTGCTTATTGTTCTTGTGTTTCAGTTGCAAAAGAATTTGAAGAACAAGGTTTACTGTGACCAGCTATATCTTTGGTGTCTTAAACCTATTAAAGTGCAAGGCCAATGTACATTGTGACCCAGTGGGTTTCAATTCTAttttatatcatttaatttaaaatatgctGAAAAACTTCGCGTTGCTCGAGCGAGTCTCTTGTAGACGGTAATCTTTATTGTTGGTGATCTCGCTATTGTTAGTGCTAGACAGTAGTCATTATTGTTGGCGATGTCCCATGCTAGACAGTAGTCTTTATTGCTGGGCATCTCAGTCTCAGCTATTGTTAATGCTAGCTTTGGATTCGGGTACTTTGTTGTTGTAATTTACTGtaattcattatatttttttagaagtATCTCTTGTACAGAGATCATTAATCAGAAAGCTACAGTCATGGATTTTTTCAGGCCGATATAAATGTCAGAATTTAGAAACATTTTTAAATCAGGTATAGTTTCTGCTTTATTTGTGTGTCTCTTCTGTTTGGAATAAATTATGATTCAAAGGAAGAAAGAGGTGTCATGCTTAGGAAGTAAATCCATCCATTTGAACATAATTTCGATGAACATTAGTGTTTTAAAACTCAAATCCAATTGCTGGACAGGTCAAAAACAGCATAAACCGAAAAGAAGAAGTTAGTTAAACGAAAAATTGCTAATACTTTtgttaaaaatttgttttttaacaaacacgacagaaaaagaattgaaCCCAATGCGGAAATATACTTGCATGAAAAGAAACAGTTTTACAAACAACTAATCATGATAGTATTGTGATGTATGATTTTGTAGGTGATATAGTCCTACTTGAAGAGTCGGGGGAGGATTTAAATAAGAGGTTGGGGACGAGCTTGAGAAACGTTTGAATTTCTCCTAAgaagtactccctccgtcccaaattataagagaaaaaaacaaaatcacgcttattaagaaaagtaaaaacaaaatcatttgacttatggttttcttgaaataaagtgttttggaaaatataaaaaaaaatctaattggttGTTGATTATagaaatgatgagagagaatgtaagttaaatgcaatttgcatttaattttgccttgaaagaaatgaaagatgattttttctcttatattttgggacaagaaaaatgcatttttttctcttatattttgggacggagggagtaatacagAGTATATGAAATGTAAGTTTAGCTAAGGGAGAAACATCTCTAATCTATAGGTGAAAGTTTGAGACCATTTCATACCACAAGTCACACGGTTTAAATGTCAGGTATAGAATACAAAACTATACTTGCTAAAAGTACAAATACGTGATAAATCCTAGTGATTAAGGAttgttaaaggctttaaagtttCTTGTGAGGTCAAGAGCTTGATCACGTAGGTGTGAGAAGCTTTGTCTCCGTATATTTCTCCATTGGATTTAGGTCCCCCCCCCCTCAATTGTGATGACAAGATATTTATAGCTGCATTGGGCCTAGATCTGAGGCACCTTAGGAAATAGAAACCACCAAGGGAatgatcagttgaatccctgatatTAATGGAGTGTGGATAACTCCCATGACTCCTTTCACATCATCGTGGACTAAAATAAACGTCATTTCCATGATCACACGATATCGATAGAATATGGAAGACTTGGGCGATGTATATGAATAAGGGAGTCATATccgatgtaacaccccttttataccccaaaataaataagcatataatcagagaataagcatgcatataattcaaaagggcgtcacatcgacgttttcaaaaactaaaagcttttaaaaaactgacagcatttatctacaatatacaatacacctggtcattttaaataacacctaaacatttaattacaattcacacagaatatgcattcacagcggaaaatactaaaatactcatgtatttcataaaatgattcatgtcccataccatgaatcatatttcaataatcatctcaacataaaataaaccataattagaatatttggcttaaaagcctctcaacaacaagtagccaaataaacagATTCtcaagtcatagcataatacataaccaaatagaaacatgagttcaacacgactagtctacccagtgttacatgaccagagcatcgactcactacctaatctccaacaaacacggaagaatctccgactagatcacgcacgagctactaaactccagaacctgcatgtcaccaaacgagggcaacattaaaacagaagggtgagaatacgaatcattatgaagaaagtataataagatacaatggttaaatcaacaattcaagtaattaatcacactatgtataaccatgtagataataataGTCAAtctatatttcacatgttatcaagtatacaacaagtataaagagtataatatttcaattccaatattatattctcaattatgcacacaaccataattatcacCTATTCagacatttaatcaaatatgtattcaaacatcactcatttcgattatcaagctcatacacatatcacaactacatcaacttcacatattcaattatcgcataattctaatgtgactcaatgcaagatatgtgacgctatgcatgtggtaccgcaatgtgaacccaacgtttcaccgctttccgattcaatatctagaatccaagccacgcttccgatccggacaagaccaaggCCACCAtgtatgtttccaattaaggatcaacgtattctacgtctatttccattcaaggatcaccgtctattaccatgtgaacccacagtttcaccgcttccacaataaagccgactatgccatgaatgaatgtacaattactgtaatacggtgaactgactttatttgaaatgtgcggatagcaagagtcgccaccgactttttttttatccaattaggaaagacaaaaagaacaggaaagacctttgaaaagactttgagttcggggggtaggttatacaaagggaaggtgtaaggcaccctttgcatccatggttatccatgggctcttaattgcttagctcactttgtttgaattgttggaaaagtttgaagtgtagtgtctgaatagaaaagatttgaataaggactttagttTGTAattaagcgtagccttttgggaatcgttttgaaaaggaggtgtgaaaagcattcgattttgatttgaattgagcaagcaattaagaactacctaccctaagttggtctttcatgttctttaagtctttcgggcgaaagggtctatccataccatgagagagCAGGatgtctttcaattggatgtt
This genomic stretch from Vicia villosa cultivar HV-30 ecotype Madison, WI unplaced genomic scaffold, Vvil1.0 ctg.001436F_1_1, whole genome shotgun sequence harbors:
- the LOC131635129 gene encoding uncharacterized protein LOC131635129, which codes for MEFFNKSKTVKLRSHLGKYLVADSDKNNNNNLRQSKKGTTKTALWSIELVENKPHHIRLRSHNGRYLTATDTPFLLGMTGDKVVLTDYDAGLSWKYEWEPIKEGYSVKLRSWCGKLLRGNGGTPPWRNSVTHDDPYTAATNNWILWGVEAVDDKMNVELLSRVSFVSNSSFGSEEDEVHDSELVTSEKKSWSSLKFRRNSKLQPESINSLQKPSTTTNNSFTPSSMELFQRAKAVRLRSHHDKYLHAEEDEESINQERNGSSKNAKWTVEHIPEFDNIIRLKSCYGKYLTASNQPLLLGVTGRKVVQTLPRRLDSSVEWEPVRDGAQVKLKTRYGNFLRANGGLPPWRNSVTHDIPHRSATQDWILWDVDVLEIHVGNPPPPPIPHSDSLDFGSSALSFKSNRFDRQESTDSVGSPPKMEGRTIYYHVAEENGDVDDENVQGYSLVFNGNDVEQLTRKFVEETGLDGVIVCSRSPLNGKLYPLRLHLPPNNVMMQVVLVLASSKVAKEFEEQGLL